From a single Eremothecium sinecaudum strain ATCC 58844 chromosome III, complete sequence genomic region:
- the MET30 gene encoding ubiquitin-binding SDF ubiquitin ligase complex subunit MET30 (Syntenic homolog of Ashbya gossypii ADL082C; Syntenic homolog of Saccharomyces cerevisiae YIL046W (MET30)): MEETTEYGLKRNGSSNGAQKRSGSVTEVENPAKRPKAPQYNFIRYCYRHNPDIQSSPTHQQCKRQELERLKVWESKLEGLISDDEKQRVMQIVSGFESANDKLRKLILEGMLLRSCFPQLSFISSQIQKLIRIDFVSVLPEEIAIKILQYLDCQSLCAATAVCRRWKELADQDTVWYHMCEQHIDRKCPRCGWGLPLLHMKRARYIKPAQEENQKSVVPAASRMRPWKVIYRERFKVESNWRKGIYKLQEFKGHMDGVLSLQFTHSLLFTGSYDSTVAIWDLVSGKLIRRLTGHTDGVKALRFEDQKLITGSLDKTIRVWNYVTGACVSTYRGHQDSVLSVDSYKKIIVSGSADKTVKVWHVESRTCYTLRGHTEWVNSVKLHPKSFTCFSCSDDTTIRMWDIKTNNCIRVFRGHVAQVQKVLPITYVGEDLVQDTLDSTTVHEFSNYEDPSVNCSNWDSSLPYPTHLLSCSLDNTIKLWDVRSGKCIRTQFGHVEGIWDIAADNFRIVSGSHDRSCKVWDLQSGKCMHTFTGNQAPVVCVGIGDSEFVCGDELGSVKMYNFGSGLE, encoded by the coding sequence ATGGAAGAAACTACAGAATATGGCCTAAAGCGTAATGGGAGTAGTAATGGTGCACAGAAGAGGTCTGGTAGTGTGACTGAGGTGGAGAACCCAGCAAAACGTCCGAAAGCGCCTCAGTATAACTTTATCCGATATTGCTATCGACATAATCCCGATATACAGTCGTCACCTACCCACCAGCAGTGTAAAAGGCAGGAATTGGAGCGCCTGAAGGTCTGGGAATCGAAACTGGAAGGGCTAATTTCGGACGATGAGAAGCAAAGAGTAATGCAAATAGTCTCTGGTTTTGAGTCGGCGAATGATAAACTGCGGAAGCTTATTCTAGAAGGAATGCTTCTGCGGAGTTGTTTTCCACAACTGTCGTTTATTTCGTCCCAAATACAGAAGTTAATCAGGATAGACTTCGTGTCGGTTCTACCGGAGGAAATTGCAATAAaaattcttcaataccTGGACTGCCAGTCGCTGTGTGCGGCAACAGCTGTTTGTAGGCGCTGGAAGGAGCTCGCGGATCAAGATACTGTCTGGTACCATATGTGCGAGCAGCATATTGACCGTAAATGCCCTCGCTGTGGCTGGGGACTGCCATTATTGCATATGAAGAGAGCGAGGTACATCAAGCCTGCGCAGGAAGAAAACCAGAAGAGTGTAGTGCCTGCAGCCTCACGAATGCGGCCTTGGAAGGTTATCTACCGAGAACGGTTTAAGGTGGAAAGCAATTGGCGTAAGGGGATTTACAAGTTGCAGGAATTTAAGGGACATATGGATGGCGTTTTATCGCTTCAATTCACGCATTCACTACTATTCACCGGATCATACGACTCTACGGTTGCAATATGGGATCTAGTGAGTGGAAAACTCATTCGCAGACTGACAGGGCATACTGATGGGGTCAAAGCGTTGCGCTTCGAGGACCAGAAACTTATTACTGGCTCTTTGGATAAAACAATCCGTGTGTGGAACTACGTGACAGGCGCATGCGTATCCACATACCGTGGTCACCAAGACTCTGTGCTTTCTGTTGACTCCTATAAGAAGATTATTGTCTCAGGTTCTGCTGACAAAACTGTTAAGGTGTGGCACGTAGAGTCCAGAACGTGCTACACTCTTCGCGGACATACCGAATGGGTGAACTCAGTGAAGCTCCATCCCAAGAGTTTTACATGTTTTAGTTGTAGTGATGATACTACGATTCGTATGTGGGACATTAAGACAAACAACTGTATAAGGGTGTTCCGTGGTCATGTCGCCCAAGTCCAGAAAGTTCTCCCAATAACCTACGTAGGCGAAGATTTGGTCCAGGATACATTAGATTCCACTACAGTTCATGAGTTTTCTAATTACGAAGATCCCAGTGTCAACTGTAGCAATTGGGATAGCTCCCTTCCCTACCCAACTCATCTACTCAGCTGTTCACTTGACAATACGATAAAACTATGGGACGTTCGGAGTGGCAAATGCATCAGAACTCAGTTTGGCCACGTTGAGGGTATATGGGACATAGCTGCGGATAATTTTAGAATCGTTAGTGGATCTCATGACCGTAGCTGTAAAGTCTGGGACTTACAGTCCGGGAAGTGCATGCACACTTTTACGGGTAACCAAGCGCCCGTGGTATGCGTTGGAATTGGCGACAGTGAGTTTGTCTGCGGAGACGAGCTGGGTTCTGTCAAAATGTACAATTTTGGTAGCGGATTAGAATAG
- the PIG2 gene encoding putative protein phosphatase regulator PIG2 (Syntenic homolog of Ashbya gossypii ADL083C; Syntenic homolog of Saccharomyces cerevisiae YIL045W (PIG2) and YER054C (GIP2)): MTSMPTHINQTNMSILSLAATRNMPSSLDFLRKPQRIGTKTKKGQLDALLKRNTDWNRTQVRAANEEDERSSENRGLVSLQRSKSLPASPPTSAFRRSRPGVRRSKSVHFGDSDVVSVKYFDADESIAVPSGSQPQFSSFNFTVSPASSATDLHLPISVNFTHVALTSLHLFPQQVITGKVTVTNLHFQKSVLVRYSTDRWKHLYETHAVWISSPDPLHDIFEFAIDLPSSQDPLILHLCIRYQVRDEHLQSLQTHWDNNDGENYIIKCG, encoded by the coding sequence ATGACCTCAATGCCAACACACATTAATCAGACAAACATGAGTATTCTGTCATTGGCGGCTACACGAAATATGCCCTCCTCGCTTGATTTCTTACGAAAGCCGCAACGTATAGGTACTAAAACTAAAAAGGGGCAGTTAGATGCTCTACTCAAGAGGAATACTGATTGGAACCGGACACAAGTTCGTGCTGctaatgaagaagatgagaGGAGCTCCGAGAACCGTGGACTGGTATCCCTTCAAAGGAGTAAATCGCTACCTGCCTCTCCTCCAACTAGTGCTTTTCGCAGATCTCGCCCGGGTGTCCGTAGAAGCAAATCAGTACATTTTGGAGATAGTGACGTTGTATCTGTAAAGTACTTTGACGCCGATGAGAGTATCGCTGTTCCGTCAGGCTCCCAGCCACAGTTTTCGAGCTTTAACTTTACTGTTTCACCGGCTTCAAGTGCTACAGACCTTCATCTGCCTATATCGGTAAATTTCACCCACGTTGCGCTTACTAGCCTCCACTTGTTCCCACAGCAGGTAATTACAGGGAAAGTTACCGTCACAAACCTTCATTTCCAGAAATCTGTTTTAGTTCGGTACTCTACAGACCGTTGGAAACACCTATACGAGACACATGCTGTTTGGATTTCAAGTCCCGATCCTTTACATGACATATTCGAATTTGCAATCGATCTTCCGTCCTCACAGGATCCATTGATATTGCACCTGTGTATTAGGTACCAGGTTCGTGATGAGCATCTACAGTCGTTACAGACTCATTGGGATAATAATGATGGGGAGAATTACATAATCAAGTGCGGGTAA
- the AGE2 gene encoding GTPase-activating protein AGE2 (Syntenic homolog of Ashbya gossypii ADL084W; Syntenic homolog of Saccharomyces cerevisiae YIL044C (AGE2)) yields the protein MTSVEVKKALEQLLRDPDNQKCADCKALSHPRWSSWSLGVFVCIKCAGFHRSLGTHISKVKSVDLDTWKEEHLRQLVYFGNNRNANAVFESALGGGTYMPDQSKVGQFIKTKYELRKWYGKPAVASTSPSLLDMEKSPKEIEGKDGRHVTSSASSTPDSKTSRSPVSTSMMRNISPVSSRAQQQQQQQQLPANNSRPDLKKSILSLYSKPKTSQSLSPPPASVPISAPPSFNPHNSTVSLEDNELFKNVWT from the coding sequence ATGACAAGCGTAGAGGTCAAGAAAGCCCTTGAGCAACTTCTACGTGATCCCGATAACCAGAAGTGCGCCGATTGCAAGGCATTATCTCATCCGAGGTGGTCTTCGTGGTCGTTGGGTGTGTTCGTGTGCATTAAGTGCGCCGGCTTTCACAGGTCTCTTGGTACTCATATCAGTAAGGTGAAATCTGTGGACCTTGACACTTGGAAGGAGGAGCATCTGAGACAACTTGTTTACTTTGGTAATAATCGCAATGCGAATGCCGTGTTTGAATCCGCACTGGGCGGCGGTACATACATGCCAGATCAGAGCAAGGTCGGCCAGTTCATCAAAACCAAGTACGAGCTAAGGAAATGGTATGGGAAGCCAGCTGTAGCAAGCACATCTCCCTCATTGTTGGATATGGAGAAGTCTCCTAAGGAAATCGAAGGTAAAGATGGGCGGCACGTGACTTCAAGTGCGAGTAGCACTCCTGATAGTAAGACCAGCCGCAGTCCGGTGAGTACGTCTATGATGCGGAATATATCGCCGGTGAGTAGTAGAgctcagcagcagcagcaacagcagcagctcCCTGCGAACAACTCCAGACCTGACTTGAAAAAGTCAATCCTTTCTCTGTATTCCAAGCCAAAAACGTCGCAGTCGCTTTCCCCGCCCCCGGCATCTGTCCCAATATCGGCGCCGCCTTCGTTCAATCCTCATAATTCGACCGTTTCTCTTGAAGACAACGAGCTTTTTAAAAACGTCTGGACTTAG
- a CDS encoding cytochrome b5-like heme/steroid binding domain-containing protein (Syntenic homolog of Ashbya gossypii ADL085C; Syntenic homolog of Ashbya gossypii NOHBY406; No homolog in Saccharomyces cerevisiae; Syntenic homolog of Kluyveromyces lactis KLLA0F27577g): MILPKKFTTAEVARHTTPEDCWFIIHGKVYDITKLLSTHPGGANILLKYAGRDATLPFDDVGHSMESLIYDIAPGSCLGDVQDEKSMDNTVFEENKEYIEETWDADCVPVPAGKTDTRRKQSGRSFWKDYWMEREDSWAAVRSVGVHTEKEDYFFRRKLENMLLMTIIAFCCLLLITFRCYSPRRHLHQLFHDGSTTISTSDLTSSEIPAWLGVI; encoded by the coding sequence ATGATACTCCCGAAGAAATTTACTACCGCAGAGGTAGCGAGGCATACTACACCTGAAGACTGTTGGTTTATTATACATGGCAAGGTCTATGATATCACAAAATTACTATCAACACATCCAGGTGGTGCGAACATTCTTTTAAAATACGCTGGCCGTGATGCAACCCTACCGTTTGACGATGTAGGCCATTCAATGGAGTCGTTAATATACGATATAGCACCCGGTTCCTGTCTGGGAGATGTCCAGGATGAGAAATCAATGGATAATACAGTATTCGAAGAGAATAAAGAATACATAGAAGAAACTTGGGATGCGGATTGCGTACCCGTTCCGGCAGGAAAAACTGACACTAGACGCAAGCAGTCGGGCAGGTCGTTTTGGAAAGACTATTGGATGGAAAGAGAAGACAGTTGGGCAGCTGTTAGGTCAGTAGGGGTACATACCGAAAAGGAAGACTATTTTTTCAGGCGAAAGCTTGAAAATATGCTATTAATGACTATAATCGCATTTTGTTGTCTTCTACTTATCACATTTCGATGCTACAGTCCTCGCCGACATCTCCACCAGCTTTTCCATGATGGATCGACTACAATTTCGACCTCTGATCTTACATCCTCAGAGATCCCTGCATGGTTAGGCGTCATCTAG
- the HOM3 gene encoding aspartate kinase (Syntenic homolog of Ashbya gossypii ADL086C; Syntenic homolog of Saccharomyces cerevisiae YER052C (HOM3)) — protein sequence MVHLDNMLGLDQKSNWIVQKFGGTSIGKFAENIVRDIIKVNSADKINKVAVVCSARSSYTKSEGTTSRLLEACNLASNNDQSFQNVLQLVRDDHIKNAEIYIQDEELRLQLIEDTNSEMDLVERYLQASQILGEVSKRTMDLIMCVGEKLSCLFITALCKAYDVDAEYVDFSSVIPQDLTEDNDLDNAFYASLAVSFKQTLAPIVRANMEGRHIVPVITGFFGLLPMGLLNSVGRGYTDLCAALVAVALNADELQVWKEVDGIFTADPRKVSEARLLDTVTPEEAAELTYYGSEVIHPFTMEQVIRAKIPIRIKNVQNPTGQGTVIYSDTIARKGEATPPHPPVNIPSSYFEHKRRGATAITAKNDIVVVNIHSNKKTLSHGFLAQIFSTLDKYKLIVDLISTSEVHVSMALPVPDMDSHRNLMEAVQVLKKFGSIEIIKKMAIVSLVGKQMKQFIGIAGAMFTTLAEQKINIEMISQGANEINISCVIDEANSVRALRAIHAKLLEPVDPPSASLNMSAFNDKLQQVKLLDSA from the coding sequence ATGGTGCATCTAGATAATATGTTAGGCTTAGATCAAAAATCCAACTGGATTGTGCAAAAGTTTGGCGGTACCAGTATTGGTAAATTTGCTGAGAACATTGTTAGAGATATTATCAAGGTTAATTCTGCCGACAAGATAAACAAGGTTGCGGTGGTGTGTTCTGCCCGTTCGTCTTATACTAAGTCGGAAGGAACTACTTCGAGGTTGCTCGAAGCATGCAATTTGGCGTCTAACAATGACCAGTCGTTCCAAAATGTTTTGCAATTGGTCCGAGATGATCACATCAAGAATGCTGAGATATATATTCAGGATGAGGAGTTGCGTTTGCAGTTGATTGAAGACACTAACTCTGAAATGGACTTGGTGGAGCGTTATTTGCAAGCATCACAAATTCTCGGTGAAGTTTCGAAGCGTACCATGGACCTCATTATGTGTGTTGGAGAAAAACTGTCGTGTTTATTCATTACTGCGCTTTGTAAGGCCTACGATGTGGATGCGGAATACGTCGACTTTTCATCCGTTATTCCACAGGATCTAACTGAAGATAACGACCTGGATAATGCGTTTTATGCGTCATTAGCGGTTAGTTTCAAGCAGACACTAGCTCCAATTGTTAGAGCTAATATGGAAGGTAGGCATATTGTTCCTGTCATCACTGGGTTTTTCGGTCTTCTTCCAATGGGTCTGCTGAACAGTGTCGGGCGTGGATACACTGATTTATGTGCTGCATTGGTTGCTGTTGCATTGAATGCAGACGAGCTGCAAGTTTGGAAGGAAGTTGACGGTATATTTACAGCAGACCCTCGGAAGGTCTCTGAGGCTAGGCTGCTGGATACTGTTACACCTGAAGAAGCAGCAGAATTAACCTACTACGGTTCGGAGGTTATCCATCCATTTACAATGGAACAGGTTATAAGGGCAAAGATTCCAATCCGTATAAAAAACGTCCAAAATCCAACCGGTCAAGGTACTGTGATTTATTCTGATACCATTGCAAGAAAGGGTGAGGCCACACCACCTCATCCTCCTGTTAATATTCCTTCATCTTACTTTGAACATAAAAGACGTGGTGCCACTGCCATTACTGCAAAGAACGACATCGTTGTTGTTAATATCCACTCCAACAAGAAAACGCTGTCGCATGGCTTCTTGGCACAAATATTTTCCACTTTGGACAAATATAAACTCATTGTTGATTTGATTTCCACAAGTGAAGTTCATGTTTCCATGGCATTGCCAGTGCCAGACATGGACTCTCACAGGAATTTAATGGAAGCTGTTCAAGTGCTAAAGAAATTTGGTTCAATTGAAATTATAAAGAAAATGGCCATTGTCTCTTTGGTTGGTAAACAAATGAAGCAGTTCATCGGTATTGCCGGAGCCATGTTTACTACTTTGGCAGAGCAGAAAATCAATATTGAAATGATCTCCCAAGGTGCGAACGAAATCAACATTTCATGTGTTATAGATGAGGCTAACAGTGTACGCGCTTTGAGAGCTATACATGCTAAATTGCTAGAACCCGTAGATCCACCTTCTGCTTCTTTAAACATGTCAGCTTTTAATGATAAGCTTCAACAGGTTAAGCTATTGGACTCGGCCTAG
- the CBR1 gene encoding cytochrome-b5 reductase (Syntenic homolog of Ashbya gossypii ADL087W; Syntenic homolog of Saccharomyces cerevisiae YIL043C (CBR1)): protein MESSYILALLAVLLVSYLFIFKNSGSNKSTAVKTLNNEWQEFKLITKTQLTHNTAIYRFGLPKENAVLGLPIGQHISISGSINGKEIVRSYTPTSLDSDAVGHFDILIKSYPEGNISKMVAELNIGDFIKVKGPKGFYKYEENLYKHIGMIAGGTGISPMYQIIKAISTNPKDKTKVTLLYGSQSKEDVLLKKELDDIVAANPEQFKIVYLVDKLAEGEYWDGEVGYVTKELIAKTLPAPEASTQILVCGPPPMVSSVKRNAVALGYQKAKPISKMGDQVFVF, encoded by the coding sequence ATGGAATCCTCATATATCCTAGCGCTTTTGGCTGTTTTATTGGTGTCTTACCTCTTCATTTTCAAGAATAGTGGCTCTAATAAGTCAACTGCTGTTAAGACGTTGAATAATGAATGGCAAGAATTCAAATTGATAACAAAGACCCAGTTGACGCATAATACTGCTATCTATAGGTTTGGTTTACCCAAGGAAAATGCTGTACTTGGTCTTCCAATTGGTCAACATATTTCCATCAGTGGTAGTATTAATGGTAAAGAGATCGTGAGGTCATACACCCCAACTTCTCTTGATAGCGATGCTGTTGGGCACTTCGATATATTGATAAAGTCTTATCCAGAGGGTAATATCTCTAAGATGGTCGCAGAGCTAAATATCGGTGATTTCATTAAGGTTAAGGGCCCTAAAGGCTTCTACAAGTACGAAGAAAACCTGTATAAGCATATCGGAATGATTGCTGGTGGTACTGGTATTTCGCCAATGTATCAAATAATCAAGGCTATTTCCACTAACCCTAAGGATAAGACTAAAGTTACCTTGCTTTACGGTAGTCAGTCCAAGGAAGATGTTCTTTTGAAGAAGGAACTCGATGACATTGTTGCTGCCAATCCTGAACAATTTAAGATAGTATACCTAGTAGATAAGCTTGCCGAAGGCGAGTATTGGGATGGGGAAGTTGGCTACGTAACTAAGGAGCTCATTGCCAAGACATTGCCCGCACCTGAGGCATCTACTCAGATATTGGTGTGTGGTCCTCCTCCAATGGTCTCATCCGTTAAGAGAAACGCAGTTGCGTTGGGTTACCAGAAGGCAAAACCCATTTCGAAGATGGGTGACCAGGTGTTTGTTTTCTAA
- the JHD1 gene encoding [Histone H3]-lysine-36 demethylase (Syntenic homolog of Ashbya gossypii ADL088W; Syntenic homolog of Saccharomyces cerevisiae YER051W (JHD1)), with translation MSEDQCSYCNGSEAHELWVQCGKCPQWVHVRCIPIQFTTSEDYPIKSSEVVQFICTKHGGDPILTVKSKKRRKMPLVNEGKKPQRYSLRAKGQIDYITLNEGQDVRLRSKHPHIDPFLRCFEKWRSVDETISSEQLLKLFPSVTTPLKVNDPAHSGMKVPPLDVAILTKIVGEDHVVDVMDVQSQQNERWTMKQWNDYYTNTPAKDRDRIRNVISFEVSGIPELGKGIQRPTVVDVNDLADLVWPETYDENVGDPPKVKKYILMSVANAYTDFHLDFSGTSVYYNILKGSKKFILFPPTDSNLAEYKRWCDDDNQSLIFLGDRLDKGVAYELTAGDLFMIPAGYIHAVYTPEDSFIVGGNYLSLRDLTTHIKIVKIEQETHVPKKFTFPKFEIVMGRTCEWLLKDESRVEKTGIDHVQSLIRYLRDPKVKYKPTDYKTKWTMIKKLNDIVDNKATAATKKSN, from the coding sequence ATGTCTGAAGACCAATGCTCTTATTGCAATGGGTCAGAAGCACATGAGCTTTGGGTGCAATGCGGCAAGTGCCCTCAATGGGTACATGTGCGATGTATTCCCATTCAGTTCACTACAAGCGAAGATTATCCTATAAAATCCTCCGAAGTAGTACAATTCATTTGCACTAAGCATGGTGGCGATCCTATACTGACTGTAAAGTCTAAGAAACGGCGTAAGATGCCACTAGTTAACGAGGGGAAGAAACCGCAGCGGTATAGTTTAAGAGCGAAGGGCCAGATTGATTACATTACACTAAATGAGGGCCAAGACGTGCGATTAAGGTCGAAACACCCGCATATTGACCCGTTTCTGAGGTGCTTTGAGAAATGGAGGAGTGTTGATGAAACAATAAGTAGCGAACAGCTCCTAAAGCTATTCCCTTCTGTTACAACCCCTTTGAAGGTCAATGATCCTGCTCATTCTGGGATGAAGGTGCCACCCCTAGATGTTGCGATTTTGACCAAGATTGTCGGCGAAGATCATGTGGTAGATGTTATGGATGTGCAAAGCCAACAGAACGAGCGTTGGACCATGAAACAGTGGAACGACTACTATACGAATACACCAGCAAAAGATAGAGATAGAATCAGGAATGTGATTTCTTTTGAAGTAAGTGGAATTCCTGAACTAGGTAAGGGTATTCAAAGGCCGACTGTAGTAGATGTGAACGATCTGGCAGACCTGGTGTGGCCTGAGACATATGACGAGAACGTCGGTGACCCGCCCAAAGTCAAGAAATACATCTTAATGTCAGTTGCAAATGCCTATACTGACTTTCACCTTGACTTTTCGGGCACTAGTGTCTACTATAACATACTGAAGGGGTCCAAGAAGTTTATATTGTTCCCTCCGACGGACAGCAATTTGGCAGAATATAAGCGCTGGTGTGATGATGATAACCAATCGCTAATATTCCTTGGAGATAGACTTGATAAAGGAGTGGCATACGAACTCACTGCTGGCGATTTATTCATGATACCGGCAGGATATATCCATGCTGTATATACTCCAGAGGATTCTTTCATAGTCGGCGGTAACTATCTAAGCCTGCGCGATTTAACCACGCACATTAAGATAGTAAAGATAGAGCAGGAAACTCATGTCCCCAAGAAATTCACATTTCCCAAGTTTGAAATAGTAATGGGTAGGACCTGTGAATGGCTTCTAAAGGACGAGTCAAGGGTTGAAAAGACGGGAATAGACCATGTTCAGTCGTTAATCCGATATCTTCGCGACCCAAAGGTCAAATATAAGCCGACAGACTACAAAACAAAATGGACtatgataaaaaaactaAATGATATAGTGGACAATAAGGCGACTGCAGCCACCAAGAAGAGCAATTGA